A single Anatilimnocola floriformis DNA region contains:
- a CDS encoding ribbon-helix-helix domain-containing protein, whose product MAVTVPSDVVAQLDELREKEGWNRSQAVTIAIRELLSKKG is encoded by the coding sequence GTGGCCGTTACAGTGCCGAGTGACGTAGTGGCACAACTCGATGAGCTACGCGAGAAAGAGGGTTGGAACCGCTCACAGGCGGTCACAATTGCCATTCGCGAATTGCTTAGCAAGAAGGGCTGA
- a CDS encoding IS1/IS1595 family N-terminal zinc-binding domain-containing protein gives MIGLPECNHPRSKKSGMTKCGTQRYKCLECGKRFTHSTKVLSGMRLGVEKSAQVISMLCEGLSIRATSRLSGVCKDTILELLLTVGQRCKTFLENVIVGQPVKDVSVDELWSFCMMKERTRKINSLPVGSCGDNYCYVGFERNTRLILAWHSGERTHQNGLEFVQKLQRACEKGRCQISSDGWKPYKHLIPNHFPNADYGMVIKIFASAGDQTRYSPAKIVEMKLRTIAGKPDESRMNTSHSERFNLTIRMGMRRFTRLTNGFSKSHEHHEAALALFFMHYNYVAMHGTIKSTPAQAAGLADRQWTIAEMIEAVGTYVKPEPKRPSIIEAIERIGDN, from the coding sequence ATGATCGGTCTCCCAGAATGCAATCACCCCCGGAGCAAGAAGAGCGGGATGACGAAGTGCGGAACGCAGCGCTACAAGTGCTTGGAATGCGGTAAGCGGTTCACGCACAGCACGAAGGTGCTCAGCGGCATGAGGCTTGGAGTTGAGAAGTCGGCGCAGGTCATCAGCATGCTTTGCGAAGGGTTGAGCATCCGTGCTACTTCGCGTTTGTCGGGTGTCTGCAAAGACACGATTCTCGAATTGCTGCTGACCGTTGGCCAGCGCTGCAAGACATTCCTCGAAAACGTGATCGTCGGCCAGCCAGTGAAGGACGTGAGCGTCGACGAACTTTGGAGCTTCTGCATGATGAAGGAGCGGACCCGCAAGATTAACAGCCTGCCGGTTGGCAGCTGCGGTGACAACTACTGCTATGTCGGCTTCGAGCGCAACACGCGGCTCATCCTCGCTTGGCATTCAGGCGAGCGGACTCACCAGAACGGTTTGGAGTTCGTGCAGAAGCTCCAGCGGGCTTGCGAGAAAGGCCGCTGCCAGATCAGCAGCGACGGTTGGAAGCCCTACAAGCACCTGATCCCGAATCACTTCCCGAACGCCGACTACGGCATGGTCATCAAGATATTCGCGAGCGCTGGCGATCAGACCCGCTACAGCCCCGCGAAGATAGTCGAAATGAAACTGCGGACTATCGCTGGCAAGCCAGACGAGAGCCGCATGAACACCAGCCACAGCGAACGTTTCAATCTGACGATTCGCATGGGCATGCGTCGGTTCACTCGGTTGACGAACGGCTTCAGCAAGTCGCACGAGCACCACGAAGCGGCCTTGGCTTTGTTCTTCATGCACTACAACTACGTCGCGATGCACGGCACGATTAAGTCGACGCCAGCACAAGCGGCAGGTCTGGCAGATCGGCAGTGGACGATTGCCGAAATGATCGAAGCGGTTGGCACCTACGTGAAGCCTGAACCAAAGCGACCATCGATCATCGAAGCGATCGAGCGGATAGGCGACAACTAG